The Rhizobium grahamii DNA window GTATCTGGGCACGATCCTGAAGCGCAAGGAACCGCACATCTACGTCGCGAACTGGTTCTATCTCGCCTTCATCGTGACGATCGCGATGCTGCATGTTGTGAACAACCTGGCAGTCCCGGTCTCCTTCCTCGGGTCGAAGAGCTATTCGGTCTTCTCGGGTGTCCAGGATGCGCTGACGCAGTGGTGGTACGGCCATAACGCCGTCGGCTTCTTCCTGACCGCCGGGTTCCTCGGCATGATGTACTACTTCGTGCCGAAGCAGGCGAACCGCCCTGTCTATTCGTACCGCCTGTCGATCATCCACTTCTGGGCACTGATCTTCATGTACATCTGGGCAGGCCCGCACCACCTGCATTACACCGCCCTTCCGGACTGGGCCCAGACGCTCGGCATGGTCTTCTCGATCATGCTGTGGATGCCGTCCTGGGGCGGCATGATCAACGGCCTGATGACGCTGTCGGGCGCGTGGGACAAGATCCGCACCGATCCGATCATCCGCATGATGGTCATCGCCATCGCATTCTACGGCATGTCGACCTTCGAAGGCCCGATGATGTCGGTGAAGACGGTGAACTCGCTCAGCCACTACACGGAATGGACCATCGGTCACGTCCACTCGGGCGCGCTTGGATGGGTCGGTATGATCACCTTCGGTGCAATCTACTATCTGACGCCGAAGCTGTGGGGACGCGAGCGACTCTACAGCCTGCGCATGGTCAACTGGCATTTCTGGCTCGCCACGCTCGGCATCGTGATCTACGCGGCCGTTCTCTGGGTCGCCGGCATCCAGCAGGGCCTGATGTGGCGCGAATACAATTCGCAGGGCTTCCTCGTCTATTCCTTCGCCGAGACCGTCGCCGCCATGTTCCCCTACTACGTGCTGCGCACGGTGGGCGGAGCGCTCTACCTGGCGGGCGGGCTCGTGATGGCCTGGAACGTGTTCATGACGATCAAGGGTCACCAGCGCGCGGAAGCCGCTATTCCGACCGCATATGTGCCCCAGGCACAAGCTGCCGAGTGAGGTGAGACATGGCATCGATACTAGACAAACATCATATCCTCGAGAAGAACGCCACGCTGCTTCTGGTCGGCTCGCTGCTCGTGGTCAGCATCGGCGGCATCGTCGAGATTGCTCCACTGTTCTATCTCCAGAACACCATCGAGAAGGTCGAAGGCATGCGTCCTTATACGCCTCTCGAACTGGCGGGGCGCAATATCTATATCCGCGAAGGATGCTATGTCTGCCATAGCCAGATGATCCGCCCGTTCCGG harbors:
- the ccoN gene encoding cytochrome-c oxidase, cbb3-type subunit I, whose amino-acid sequence is MNYSTETIVVAAAAFLALLGAGYAHDHLFAVHMAILCFCLVAGTVLLLRRVDFSPAARHAKVDTSGYFDEVIRYGLIATVFWGVVGFLVGVVVAAQLACPDLNIAPWFNFGRLRPVHTSAVIFAFGGNALIMTSFYVVQRTCRARLFGGSLAWFVFWGYQLFIIMAATGYLLGISQGREYAEPEWYVDLWLTVVWVAYLAVYLGTILKRKEPHIYVANWFYLAFIVTIAMLHVVNNLAVPVSFLGSKSYSVFSGVQDALTQWWYGHNAVGFFLTAGFLGMMYYFVPKQANRPVYSYRLSIIHFWALIFMYIWAGPHHLHYTALPDWAQTLGMVFSIMLWMPSWGGMINGLMTLSGAWDKIRTDPIIRMMVIAIAFYGMSTFEGPMMSVKTVNSLSHYTEWTIGHVHSGALGWVGMITFGAIYYLTPKLWGRERLYSLRMVNWHFWLATLGIVIYAAVLWVAGIQQGLMWREYNSQGFLVYSFAETVAAMFPYYVLRTVGGALYLAGGLVMAWNVFMTIKGHQRAEAAIPTAYVPQAQAAE